TTAAGATCCTTTGCGATTTGGTGTTTTTACCACTGACTAGTTTCTCCACAACTTCCAGGGGCACGAAACCAGATTTGGATTCAGGTGTCAGTTTGAAGAATCTCCATTCCTTTTGAAATCTTATTTACTACTGAtgctgtttttgtctgtttgacTCTCGTTATATTTCCATTAccgtcattattattttttgattcTCGTACCTGCTGCATAACCTGGACTACTGTGATTTGTTTACATGTTCATGAATCAAACGAGGCTCCACAGATTCTCAGATTGAACCACTTCAACAGACTTTCCATTCTTTTCAGTCACTCAATTAGAAAGTAGTAGGTGCATCATAATCTAATCCAAACTGTCTTCAATTTAATCCAATAGCTGGGTAAGATGTGAATAGCAAAGTGATTTGGAAAGTGCATGAAGAATGCATGTAGtccacctcttttttttttttttttccttttgcagcatttgtacaatgtaattttaattttttttcacaacccatttttttccttcatgtaCACTCAGTGTTCTGTCTGACTTTCGTGGGTGGAGATTGGAGAGAATTCAGCTCTTAGCAGTTACAGTGACAAATTTACAAGGGGATTTTCATGTATGCTGGTATTTGTCTTATCTAACTAGTTTTGATAAGGTAATagtgtccttttttttcttctttttttcttaatgttttaaaagcagAAAGGGCTATGCTATTATTGTTCTCATAGTCCAGGGTGCCTTAATGTGAAATGATGTACATGTggaaatttaaaacaaactggAATAAAGAttgaagaggggaaaaaaaagttgtctTGTGGTGCAAAATTGGTTACACAATAGTGTGTTGTGATTAATCGAGCGACCTTAAACACTGCTCTTGTATCTACAGGCGACCAGCAACAATTTCTTGGGTGACTCTTAAAGCACCATGGTTAGCGTGTAATGAATGTAGACTCCAATCAGCTTCAAACGAGAGGCTTTTCCAATTTCACATCAGCATGCATGCATCTTCAAATCTTCGCTCATTAATCATTTTAAGCTAGAAATTTCTTCTTCAGTTGGCAGGAACCCAAGGCTGGAGATATGACTTAAGCTCGTGTTCTCTTTGTGCTATGCTGTGCAAGGCTAAATATAGAAACCTTGGTCTGTCCTGTGCCATGAGTCTGTTTCCCTGCAACACCCACCATGCAGTTATAATTTAAATTGCCATGTGCGGTACAAACCTTCCATTCAAGCAGATCTCCATTACTTATGTGCTTCTTGGTTGAAGTGTGCTATTTTCTGATCCACTTTAACCAGGAGCCGTTTTCATTTCCTCTTATTTTGGGGTATTAAGACTTtctttcatgctgtgtgtggtgtgttttttttttttttttttttttttttttaaatttttttttttaaatttttttttaaaaaaaatttcttttaaacatgaCATTAGGCTGTGGCCTTTACAGAAAGCCACTGCCACCATTTGGGCTAATGTAAGAACTGCATTTgcaaaaaacccaaacaaatggGAACTATTCCCCATGACTCACAAACATTGTCACTTCTGTAGCTCTTTTGTGCAAAGGAACTGAATATGAACTAGCAGAGTCTCTATTGCGCCACTCTGGGTCAGCATGGATctccttttgtttttctgtcagcACTTTGTTGTTGCAGAGGATCAGACCTCTGTTTGGTTGACCACAGGCGAAGCATGAATGGCAAACTGCTCTTGGCTTTCCCTTTAACCAGAGTGAGAGTCTCAGGCCAGTGCACATTAACTCCAGCCTGAGAATGAGGACCTTACTGACAACCCAGCACCAAAACAGCTACCGGGAGCTGATCATGAAAGAGGCGTACACACGGCTCAACTGGAGGATGAAATATGGCAAGGACTATCCTATCAGATTCGCTTTGTGCAAATCCAAGACTGTGAATCCGACCACTGCCCCTAAAGTCACTTTGCCCCCTGTAGTAAAAGCTccggagaagaagaaggaagccCCAGTGCTACAGCCTGCTCTCCGTGAAGCTCCTCTGATGCGACCAGTCAGTCCTCAATCCAAAGAGATTCTTTATAATGGTTTATCCAAAGAAGGCAAAGGACGTGGCCAATACCTGAAGAGACGTGTACAGAAGATGCCTGAAGAAAGGTTTAACTACCCACTATTGTCCTCGTGGGAATACGGATGGAGATTAGGTAATGAAGTCTTTGAGTTTGGTTTTGatgaaatgtaattattctctgtaaaaaaaatttttaaccACTTTAATTCACAGAATTGTTACTTAACTGTGTTGACAGGTAATTATGGACATGACTACAAATCACCAGATAATGGAAGATCGGCGGTTGTCAGGAGCACTTTCTATGCCAGGAGTGGTATTTTTAATATCCCCTCTGCAACTGATCACCTTGGGTGACCAACTTTTCCAAAATGACCAGGATCACACTGTTGCCACAGAAATAAGTTTTCCACATAATTGCTACTAAATACCAAGGATTTGTAGCTACTTATGCTgtgaaatggtttaaaaaaaaaaataaaaaaaaaattagctggATTACATTACAAAGTGTCTAAAATCTGTATTATATAACTGTATTATAACAATACACTTATTATTCTTGTTCAAGTTCTCTGCAATGAAATTTGATCTGTCAAGTGGGGATTAAATTAATGGGAGGTGAAGGCAAGAACTTTGAGCACCAACCTACTGTTTCCAAGTAACCACTAAACAAACACCTGAATTGTGCTGGTTTATAATTAACATGCATCACCTTTTGAAATAAAAGCCCTGAGGTTGCCTTtcttaggggggaaaaacatggaGTAGTTAGAACTGTTTCACTTTAATAATCATGAACCTAAACAAACTGGTTCAACACGTGACCTATATGTTCACATGACATGATTAGTTTTGAGTTAATGTATAGATAATGTATAGGTCTTCTTCTTTtaattataaagaataaaagGTCTAGAGACTAATCTTGTCAACCTTTCCTCTGAGCTGCGTTTACAGTAATACACAGAGGAAAATGATCACTCACAGCCAAGGCCTAGGAAGAGggaacaagagaaaaaaaaaagtgaagggTGGTACTACTACAACTCTatctatatattacatttttatatataatcgctctctctctctctctctctctctctttctctcaaaacTTATAGCacacattattactattacaatGCAGCTATATCAGTAGTTAACACTTAATTTCCAAAGAAACTTAAGTATGCTCAATCCCAGATTCTTGAATGCTtctatattacatatttaactgAGACAGTATTTTATCAGCAAATTTGTTTCTAAAAGCACAACATGCATCAGTTATTCCTCCAGGATCAATATTGGGCCCACATTTATTCCTCCAATGTACTTGTAGCCAGCCTGAAAGCTGTATATATTATCCATGTTGTGTTTGGAATGAGGGGGAAATATCTGTGTACCTCTTGTTCAGTGAGTCCAAACGCCTGTTTGAAGTCATACACATCTACCGACTCCGGTTTGACGGCCTGGATCATCGTCTTTCCGTGAAGAACGACCCTGCAGGAAACATAGCGTGTGTATGGGACGTTACTCAAGTACATCAGATGATGAACTTCAGAGACATTTATTTCAGATGGTTAGCATACATGTTTAGATtgcattagtttaaattttaCTTGTGTAATGAGCCAGGTTTTATTAGCTTTAAATCCCAAATCTTTTATTGTATGTAATTCTCACTtccttgttttattattaatgtaataagattctttattattatgagtaactcaaatgaaaaccttaagtGTGACATAGAATTAAATCAAACTTTTTACTAGAGGGAACTTGATGATGCTTATCTGTTCGAACACTTAACAAGAAAAACATTTGTGACTCCTATTTTCATTAACCAAACTcacccttattattattatcatcagtagtaatagtagtgggaATAGTATCATCATCCAgccgtccattttctgtaccacttatcctacacagggtcacagggagcctggagcctaactcaggggacaccctggacagggtgccaacccatcgcagggcacaattctGCATAgaaaggacaatttggaaatgccaatcaacgtACAACgaatatctttggactgggggagaaaactggagtacccggaggaaacccctgcaggcgagattcaaacccccaaccctgcaggtgcaaggcaaatgtgctaaccactaagccactgttatcttattattattattaaattgtgaACTGAATATATTGTCCTGAATTAATGCTAAAATAATTAACACCGTCTCATGCTTACAAATTTGTCTCAGTTTGGCTGTGACATTGGTTAAACTTTTCAAGTCCTAACTTCacttattcatcttaaagcatattactCAGAGTGAGGAAAGGACCCACTGATGAGTTATTTTTATgagattttatgttttatgagttgtttttttttatgtcaggTTCCAAATAATGGAACTGATGACACTGATTATATCAGAATATcagcaggattttttttatttgtcatataaGGAAAAATTGGGGACATCAAAACAAATGTCTGTAggtttcaattatttatttatttttaaattcctgACCTGTCGTAAGCGCATTTCGTGGACTCTTTGACTGAAGTGTCCAGTTTATCATGCGTTAGCCACACGAAACTGCTGTCTGAGCGCAGGCGAATGTTACGCCATTCCTTCTTGGGGACGTAGCCACAGGCAGCGTTGAAGTCCCCCATGATGATGAAATTCTGTTGAAAAGAAATGTCAGGTGGGAGGACAGAGGTGAAACAGGAACTGAGTGTTGAACTGGAGAAGTAATCtgagaccgtgtgtgtgtgtaaccagtTGCATGGAATAAGTGATGAAAGATCAGTTACACTTGTTCAGAGGAAGGTATCTCTTATTTCAGCTTATGTGACCTCTAAACTCTACCGTCCAAACATcacgaaaaaaacaaaaatcaagccTTGtagaatgaagaatttatatatattttctacacTAAGAAGATTGATAGAGTAATagtctttatatatttatatattatggataacaaactgtacagtatataaagtatatgcttactttcctaaaacagcacatcctaaagtgctgtattccttttataccacatttttttgtttactaaGAAGGACATGTTCTTTTTATCCATAgttaatttaatgttgtgggaaaAATGTTAGTTCCTGCTACCACTTACagtgtagcagctataaacatccATTCCCTCATCTgcctctcgaagttaataagacagaacaaacaaacaaatgtgccaacattggagactccttctgtaaatttcaaataaacttcttacagaaaatcaacaattacacaagtCCTCTTGAACTAGTTGTTATCATAGAAACCATAATGTactagaatgagtgcattaatataaacctgtgatactgtcagagctgctgttatagaaaatgaaacaccttctgaccaatcagatttgagaattcgagaggtgtatataaaatgtatcatAAAGCATTGATGTACTTTACCTGTGATTGCCAGTGTTGAGAGACATTTTGGTAAACATCATACAGCTCATCTATTTCTTTAACTGCTGCTTCTGGAGGGGTGTGAATGGGTATGATGACAAAATCCTTgatttctataataacaataataaataaaaaaatccatgtTGCCAAATATACGGCCATTCAAATTCGTTcaaaatttcaaaaaagttcAAAATTTTACAAGTAAAACGTTTGTATTGTGTTTGTTGCTGAGGGCAAGTGTCGTCTTCTCATTATACCTGTTATATATACCCAGTATGCTGAATGTGGTAAATTATGTAGTAGCCAGGTGGCAACATATTACCTGTTGttataacaattattatttattttattattttttttaaagaaattgttAAGAACTGGgatttgcatccatccattttccataccgcttatcctacacagggtcgcaggaagcctggagcctatcccagggaactcgtggAGGACAGGGTTCCAACCCAATGTAGGGCACaattgtgcacacacactcattcgcactacaaaatgccaatcagtcctcaaagcatgtctctggactggggaaggaaaccccggaagcacggggagaacatgcaaactccatgcataagggtggaggtgtgaggcaaatgtgccaaccactaagccaccaacCCCCCCTCGAAGATTTTATATTCCATATTAATGTCAATGTTGCATCCAACTGCACAACACATTGGTTACTAAACAGTGGAGGAACTCAGGGTTTGTTTTACCTGTAGTTGGTGATGAAAACCACACAACGAAAGGTTCTCTGGCAAAGGCATCAATGTCATCAGTCTGCGTGTCAGGATACTGATAAACCGACTTCACAGACACCAACTTCTGCCTGCGTGTAGAGGAAATAAGATTATCGAGTGTTCAGTAAAATATGTCACTAACCACATGTGCTGTAGGATAGTGAAAGCACCGTGAACGTTCTTTCTTAATAGTTTCTGGTTTGTGAATCCAAATAGAAGGTACCTGTAGACAAAGGCATACTGCTCCTTGTATGATTTTCGCCCCAGCCTCTGACTGATGACGTAACCGTATTCATGCTTCTTTCCATTGTACTTCCTATGGATGCAATGAGTTGCTCAGTGACTACCACTTTACACcagtttttcctttctttctgctacagtatttcaTGTCCTTGTGGTACTCCATTGTATAAAGTACTACTATGGGAAATAAGAGTAGTGTGATGTGAGAGTTTTATGACTGTatattaatctgtttattaggGGTTCATGCAGACCTGTTTAGATGAGTCATCAGCCGAGGGAACGCCGTTCCCTTAGCATCTTTGATTTCCATGACGAGCATGATGTCACAGCGGGCGATACTCTGCAGTGTGAATAGTAATGGACATGTTATGGATGATGTCACATGCAGGAAtaattgtactgtatgtaagcTAAGTGGGGCGGTGAGCATGCTACCCCACAATTGGACAACATCTAGaaaatcagtggtcaccaaccctctttcttgagatctaccttcctgtaggttcattcatcgatccatcttctaccacttactccttcttcagggtcgaacattttaaacaatatttaagTCAAGAAAATACTGAAGAGACATAAAGCAAATCTCACCTCCAGTATCACGTTAAGTACTTCAGGTTTAGAGATTTTGCTTTCTCCAAAGGATCTGATGTTGAAGGAGCAGATTTTGAGGCTTAGGGCTCCTCCGAGGCTCAGCAGGAGTAACACAGCGGGCTTCATTACTGCGAGAGAGGACACAGTAAATGAAAAGAACTGAAGCTGAAGTCTCCTTAGCTGGATACACTGTCACCACTTCCTCAGTTTTATTgcttcctcatctgtacactatAAAATCACCATTATTCATAgaagaagcctttgtttataGGAACTACTGTGTAAACTGCTGTTATTCCCAGGGCCCGTATCTGGAGACAAATATAACACACATATCCTGTTTGCGTCTGTAAACAACTCCATATTAGGCAGTGAATAAGGAACATCAATTCGAATGTCCAACTCTGTGAGAAGTGAACAAGGACTACCGACTGTAAAAGATATcaataataaacacataaaccTCATTATGgaacagtgaagggaaactgtaatgctacagcatacaaagacatcctatacagttgtgtgcttcaaactttgtggtaacagtttgtgGAAGGTTCGCATATACagcatctcacaaaagtgagtacacccctcacatttttgtaaatatttgattatatcttttcatgtgacaacactgaagaaatgacactttgttacaatgtaaagtagtgagtgtacagtgtaacagtgtaaatttgctgtcccctttTACTCTTTGGACCGGAGAAcgcgatggctgttttgtccaaaaactatttgaaatgtcgaccaGTTGGACCGCAAAACACGATTGTggtactgtccatctcagatgagaccgagcccagagaagtgggcagagcttctggacagtattgatgtatggcttctgctttgcatagtaaagtcttaacttgcatctgtggatgcagtggcgaatggtGTCCACTGACAAAGGCTTATtgaagtattcccgagcccatgtcaggatatccattacagactcatgacagtttttaagacagtgacgtctgagggatcggagatcacgcgcattcagaagtggttttcggtcTCGCACTTTatgcactgagatttgaccagattccttgaaacttttaattatattgtgcaccaaagtgttggattattctctgatgcatctgttggcagattgccgaGCCGCGACCCATcctcgctcttgaaggactagaccttttttggaggctccttatatactatgattagacgactccctcacctgtttcacatcaccttcttatttcaacatgTCAcgtcgctattagtcctaaattgcccctgtcccaacttttttggaacgtatTGCATGCAATTTCAAATTAACGTTTCAGAAAACTATACAGTTGATTAGGGAAAACGTCAAATAcattgtctttatacgtttttgtttaaatacaagtcaaagtacatttacaaattactcctctttgtttttattagcattttccatactgtcccaactttttcggaattggggttgtaagtgTAAactaataactaaataaataataaatacaaaatcacACATATGTAGTTTCCTTTAGTTCCTGACTTTTTTCAGACACCTTATAgaatagtaatataatataaaacatgatggggagtgcgattataggaaaataatcaacgacgaggtggtgtgatgtggcccgaaacaaagtggagttactgttaccaccctgaagtcaattattttccaataacagcacatcctgaggtgttttattcctcttataccacaacaattttccCAAGGTGAccaattttcatttattaaacactcatgttttacattttatgttgtggaCCGTAAGccaaacaagttagttcctgttctcacttccaTTATAACAGTTATGAACAGTCGTTCAATCACCAgactctgtttttctctcctgCTGAATCTTTAAAACTTCAGGCAAATCAGAGAAACCTTGTGAAGAAAGATGTCCTGTTCACACTGAAAACCCACGCTGTGCACCTGCCAGACGACTTTTTTTGTCGGCGTAAAAGTGACATCGGTCACTTCCCTATACTTTCCCTTTAAAGATCCGAGCAGGAATCCTAGTTCGTGAGTCCAACTGTGTGTTGCCAGATTGATCTAAAACCCGCTGTTTTAATTACACTTATATAACGGATTGCATTGATGTGGCTCAAACTCTGTACAGcatcatatgaaaataaaaccacattcaCAACAAGTTCAAAAGTAACCACATAAGTCATGTGaaagaaaatcacatgaaaataatcatgtgggaaaataaacaaaatgtaaaaataacgATGAATTAGTTgtgtggggaaaataaaaacatgcactacatgtggaaaaatttacagttaaaataaatgaataatagaaaatcacatttgaaaacaaaaacatgcagggcattttacacaaattttacataaaatcacatgtaataaataaataaatgaatcatgtataaacatccatccgtccatccattttctataccgcttatccttcagcgttgcggggaacctggagcctattccagggagcatcaggaACATGGCGGGGtaaaaaccggagtacccgggtagaacatgcaagctccacacacacagggcagcggcaggaattgaacccctaaccctggcagtgtgaggctaacatactaaccactaagccaccgtgtgccgaCTGTATAAATatcaaatctgaaaataaattaatcatgaaaaagtcacatgaaaataacaacacatgCACTACATATATGaattttgtgtaaaaatcacgtgaaaaatgAAGCATGAATAAGTGGAAAAActaaaaagtaaaatgaatgcaaatacatgtgtgaaaaaaatattttggtgggaaaaaaatcatgtgaaatgaaattaattttgaaaaatcctatgaaaataaatggaacatttgtataaaaaaaaacaaaaaaaaaaaacaaaaaacaaacaaacaaaaaaaccaccaccaaattaatcataaaaaaatcacgtgaaaatatacgaatgaaaaaaaatatacaaaataaatgtaaacatctgtaaaaGAAAATTAGAGGTGAAAATTAACGAATCATTAACAATCAGacgtaaaaacaaataaataatgaaaaaagtgtcatatgaaaataaaaatatgatcaTTTAAAGGAAGTTATTTATTAGTGGCCTATTAGCATGAACGAGTAGGAAATGGATATTTTTAATCAACCTGGCAACCTTGTACCGTCTGATCTTCTAGCCTCTCGTGAAGACAGAAGCTGAAGTgtgtagatatagatatatatgtgtgtacgtgtgtatgtgtgtgtagtggaaGAGGGGGAACATTCCGCTTTTGAAGAGAAACCCTGTCACACCTGGGAGACTGCTGAAGGTAGACTGTGTTTCAAATATGAAATGTTATGGCGATAAAACCGTAGAAGAACCGCGttttattctaaaataaataaacatcgcgtttctgtttttttggtgttttttttaaaaaaaaaaaaaatctgtttatgctAAACTGAACTGCAATAACGCTGAGGATATTCACTAAAACACTCCAGACACTCCCACTTACCTGAATGCGGTGTGTGTTTAACTCTAAGctgcagtgctgtgtgtgtgtttctttctcttcttttcaatTAAGACTCAAAGACACATTACAAATGCGCGTGCACGCGAACGCCATGTACAGTGGCTGAGGCTGCTGCAGTCACGTGACCTGCATGGACTTTGGGTTCTGCTCAGGTTTTAATCTGCGCTCATCAACCTCAGCAAGTTTTCACCTGTTTCTCTGTGCATTCATCTGCCCCCTGATGCCCCCTCCCCAGACTGAAACCTGCTCCAGACTGTAGCTGTAACATGATGTTGAACTGATGCTGCTGTTAATCTGTCTGTCACAGGATCCTGCTGTATACAgaggcaaaacaaacaaacagtggaataaatatttgattccTCTTTTTAATAGACATTACATTCTGAATAATGGAATTCAAACACCGATAAGTTCGGTAAGATATATGTTCCTTTTAAAatcacatatacagtgctgtgcaaaagtcttcGGCACCATATTTTTTCCGTTATACATTATATAGATTATTTCATACAGAGTTGTGTATTATTGAGACAGTACCAAAAAAAGTGTACTCCAGtcatccataacattaaattagCTGTGTATGAGTTGCATTGCTTATTAGATTttggtgttttgtgtttgtttattgttcagTTGGGGGGGCAGTGGTgccttgatggttaaggctctgggttaatgatcagaaggtcaagggttcaagccccagcactgccaagctctgGGTTAATGGtcaagggttcaagccccagcactgtcaagctctGGGTTaatgatcagaaggtcaagggttcaagccccagcactgccaagctgcccttgagcaaggcccttaaccctctctgctctgggggcgctgtatcatggttgaccctgcactctgaccccaacctcctaacatgctgggatatacGAAGAAGTAAATAATTTCATTGTATATGTgtccaataaagactcattgagtggttttatgttttactttgtcatttttgtttttgctggcCATCTTGACCAGGACTCCCTGGTAGAAGAGATACTGTATCTCAACGAAACCTTTCTGgttaaataattaagaaataattaaaaccactgacaggtgaagggaaaaattcaattcagttttatttgtgtagcgcttttaacaatggacattgtcccaaagcagctttacagaattaTAGGCTGtaataaattcaggatatagatgttaatCGTATGAATTTATcattaatgagcaagccagaggtaacTGTTGAAAAATGTTGCGCTGTCTTATCATTAAAGTTAAGGTGGGTTATGAGTTTATTACAGTTCTGCTGTTCATGTTATGAaacatttaattactttttgtattatgtatatatttgatataCAGCAGTTAATTTCTGCGCAACTGATTATAGGACGTACAGCAATATCCAACATGCACGATACTGTAATCATAGACAGCAACTGAACATCATCACTGTAGCAGTGTTTCATTCGGCAGGAGGCTGTCTTGGCTGGCAGGATTCTTCTCACAATGTTATTTCGAGATAAAGATTGTCCATTGTTCCTTATGTAATCCTATAATTCTGTAAACCTGATGAAGCACCAAGAAATGATTGGCTAGTGATAAACTGTGGAAACCACAACGCTGTGAAATTCAGCGCAGGCGCCATTTTATGAAATCTTGGCATGCACAAATGTTAGTAATGCTCCTTTTTGTTTAACAGGCGAACTGCGGTGATGGATCCAGACGTTGTGAACATGTTCATCATCGCTGGAGGCACCCTTGCAATCCCCATTTTAGCTTTCGTGGCTTCTTTTCTGCTTTGGCCTGCAGCCCTTTTCAAGATTTATTACTGGTGAGTGTGATGGAGATTCctctatttctattttttttacagttacatttatatagatagacactcaaagcgttttacatagtatggggggtgGTCTCCTCAActaccactagtgtgtagcatccacctggatgatgccaTGGCAGCCAATGGGagaattttgccaggacaccagggtttactagaagtgtcctgggatttttaatgaccacagagtcaggacctcaTCTGAAAGACATTACATTAATGGAGTgaccagagtgacttacatatatctaatttatacaagCTTAGTTAAGggctaagggccttgctcaaaggcccagcagtggtagtttagtggtgctgggatttgaactcatgacctttcagtcagaagtccaatgtcttaaccattGCCCAggctgtgctgtttttacagtatagtgtccccatgACTAGACTGGGgaattaggccccacacagaccacagggtgagcaccccctgctggcctcactaataccacttccagcagcaaccgtAGATTTCCCCATGTCTCCCATCCGGAAActctgcttagcttcagtgggataTCAGGTGAGAACTTCAGGGAGACAACtttgcttagcttcagtgggataTCAGGTGAGAACTGCTTGGACatatggagctggctgggagg
This window of the Ictalurus furcatus strain D&B chromosome 21, Billie_1.0, whole genome shotgun sequence genome carries:
- the LOC128625336 gene encoding protein ATP6V1FNB; protein product: MRTLLTTQHQNSYRELIMKEAYTRLNWRMKYGKDYPIRFALCKSKTVNPTTAPKVTLPPVVKAPEKKKEAPVLQPALREAPLMRPVSPQSKEILYNGLSKEGKGRGQYLKRRVQKMPEERFNYPLLSSWEYGWRLGNYGHDYKSPDNGRSAVVRSTFYARSGIFNIPSATDHLG
- the LOC128625335 gene encoding deoxyribonuclease gamma; translation: MKPAVLLLLSLGGALSLKICSFNIRSFGESKISKPEVLNVILESIARCDIMLVMEIKDAKGTAFPRLMTHLNRKYNGKKHEYGYVISQRLGRKSYKEQYAFVYRQKLVSVKSVYQYPDTQTDDIDAFAREPFVVWFSSPTTEIKDFVIIPIHTPPEAAVKEIDELYDVYQNVSQHWQSQNFIIMGDFNAACGYVPKKEWRNIRLRSDSSFVWLTHDKLDTSVKESTKCAYDRVVLHGKTMIQAVKPESVDVYDFKQAFGLTEQEALAVSDHFPLCITVNAAQRKG